One genomic region from Methanocaldococcus fervens AG86 encodes:
- a CDS encoding S-layer protein has product MAMSLKKIGAIAVGGAMVATALASGVAAEVTVQGEVTKDLFVKNGQPNCYVVVGADAPSTMDVVSAADIAAKIGSLCYKEGTVEDGSAEITVHAEAKSDDVDVYAETIPEGNYTVFVAASDSDYADAFENDTGDPYGLADALGVDDDELNEIVSLGDVSTMLKIEDVDPKDWYDSDDDAGEIVAVAVQNDSGELMVDKKNAVYMSLVYTNDEEKFENTTQLKLGMRIPFLGKEQVVVRIKTDDDSIGLGTLVYDGVLKEGETYDVGNGYAVKVKSILKSSTPGEYKVTVDILKDGKVIIEKTDVVTNRNALKIGCMGKISVVVHSAWMDVGENYGYAELIIAKDVKCLYLGEDYINDWVPYAVLKNGNNIELKKDISDSDRPKIVGIAFRYEGDEFEDLDDGDEVDILDYITFKLDDKDKEDKLYVYFSMDKTVDATVNVGEKVTALNAEVKLKGIEANAVEPVALTAPIAKLDTEVSLDSADKNLILVGGPVANKLTKALVDAGKLALDNDSPATIAVLPGEANGHDVVVVAGGDREKTREAALELIKML; this is encoded by the coding sequence ATGGCTATGAGCTTAAAGAAAATCGGTGCTATTGCTGTTGGAGGTGCAATGGTTGCTACTGCATTAGCAAGTGGAGTTGCTGCTGAGGTAACAGTTCAGGGAGAAGTTACAAAAGACTTATTCGTTAAAAATGGACAGCCAAACTGCTACGTTGTCGTTGGTGCTGATGCACCATCAACAATGGATGTTGTCTCAGCAGCTGACATTGCAGCTAAAATAGGAAGCTTGTGCTACAAAGAAGGAACAGTTGAAGACGGAAGCGCTGAAATAACAGTCCACGCAGAAGCTAAATCAGATGACGTCGATGTATATGCGGAGACAATTCCTGAAGGCAATTACACAGTATTCGTTGCAGCATCAGACAGCGACTATGCAGATGCATTTGAAAATGATACTGGAGATCCATACGGATTAGCTGATGCGTTAGGTGTTGATGATGATGAACTCAATGAAATCGTCAGCTTAGGTGATGTATCAACAATGTTAAAGATTGAGGATGTCGACCCAAAAGATTGGTATGACAGCGATGATGATGCTGGAGAGATTGTAGCAGTTGCAGTTCAAAATGACTCAGGAGAATTAATGGTAGATAAAAAAAATGCAGTTTATATGTCATTAGTTTATACTAATGACGAAGAGAAGTTTGAAAACACAACACAACTAAAACTGGGAATGAGAATTCCATTCTTAGGAAAAGAACAGGTTGTAGTTAGAATTAAGACAGATGATGATTCTATAGGCCTTGGAACTTTGGTATATGACGGAGTTTTAAAAGAAGGAGAAACCTATGATGTAGGAAACGGCTATGCAGTTAAAGTAAAATCAATATTAAAATCATCAACACCTGGAGAATACAAAGTAACTGTTGATATATTAAAAGATGGTAAGGTCATTATTGAAAAAACAGATGTAGTAACAAACAGAAATGCTTTAAAGATAGGTTGCATGGGTAAAATATCGGTTGTTGTACACAGTGCTTGGATGGATGTTGGAGAAAACTACGGATACGCAGAATTAATAATTGCGAAAGATGTAAAATGCCTATACCTCGGAGAGGACTATATAAACGACTGGGTACCATACGCTGTATTGAAAAACGGCAATAATATAGAACTAAAGAAGGATATAAGTGATAGTGATAGACCAAAAATTGTTGGTATCGCTTTTAGGTATGAAGGAGATGAGTTTGAGGATTTAGATGATGGTGATGAAGTAGACATCCTCGATTACATAACATTCAAGTTAGATGACAAAGACAAAGAAGACAAGTTATACGTCTACTTCTCAATGGACAAGACTGTTGACGCTACAGTAAACGTTGGAGAGAAAGTTACTGCATTGAATGCAGAAGTTAAGTTGAAGGGTATTGAAGCTAACGCTGTAGAGCCAGTTGCATTAACAGCACCAATTGCTAAGTTAGATACTGAGGTTAGCTTAGATTCAGCAGATAAGAACTTAATCTTAGTTGGTGGACCAGTTGCAAACAAATTAACAAAAGCTTTAGTTGATGCTGGAAAATTAGCTTTAGACAACGACAGCCCAGCAACAATCGCTGTCTTACCAGGAGAGGCAAACGGACACGATGTCGTTGTAGTTGCTGGTGGAGACAGAGAGAAGACAAGAGAAGCTGCTTTAGAATTAATCAAGATGCTCTAA
- a CDS encoding FecCD family ABC transporter permease translates to MDVPEKYKAYTKKKITFGIVLLIILFLSAIYALCVGDYKLTVNQVVNALMGYEKGNISLVIWNIRLPRIFAAIIAGISLAVSGAVMQCILRNPLASPFTMGISHGAMFGAALAIILLGFGGAESTGRIFVNNPYVITIFAFLGALIGVIVILLLAKLRGLTPEAMILAGVAMSSLFTAGTTLIQYFADELQLAAIVYWTFGDLGRPIWTEIYIMAAVMIPSLIYFIYKRWDYNALEAGEETAKSLGVDTERTRLIGMLVASLLTSVNVAFLGIIGFVGLICPHIVRICIGGDYRFLIPISALLGAVLLLVADTFARTIIAPIILPVGILTSFLGAPMFLYLLLKMHKK, encoded by the coding sequence ATGGATGTTCCAGAGAAATATAAGGCATATACAAAGAAGAAAATCACTTTTGGAATTGTATTATTGATAATTCTATTTTTAAGTGCAATATATGCATTGTGCGTTGGAGATTACAAATTAACTGTTAATCAGGTTGTAAATGCATTAATGGGATATGAAAAAGGAAATATAAGCTTAGTTATTTGGAATATAAGATTGCCAAGGATATTTGCAGCAATAATAGCAGGGATTTCATTAGCTGTGTCTGGGGCAGTTATGCAATGTATTTTAAGAAACCCTCTTGCAAGTCCATTTACAATGGGAATTTCCCATGGAGCAATGTTTGGGGCTGCATTAGCGATAATACTACTTGGTTTTGGGGGGGCTGAAAGCACAGGTAGGATATTTGTAAACAACCCCTATGTAATAACAATATTTGCATTTTTAGGAGCTTTAATTGGGGTAATTGTGATTTTACTACTTGCAAAGCTTAGAGGTTTAACTCCTGAAGCAATGATTTTAGCTGGAGTTGCAATGAGTTCATTATTTACAGCGGGAACTACACTTATTCAATACTTTGCGGATGAGCTACAGTTAGCGGCAATAGTTTATTGGACTTTTGGAGATTTGGGAAGGCCGATATGGACTGAAATTTATATCATGGCTGCAGTTATGATTCCTTCTTTAATCTACTTTATTTACAAAAGATGGGATTACAATGCATTGGAAGCTGGAGAGGAAACTGCAAAATCTTTGGGAGTTGATACGGAGAGAACAAGGTTAATTGGCATGCTCGTTGCCTCACTGCTAACAAGTGTAAATGTTGCATTTTTAGGAATAATTGGGTTTGTTGGTTTAATCTGCCCACATATAGTTAGAATTTGTATTGGTGGTGATTATAGGTTTTTGATTCCAATATCTGCATTACTTGGGGCTGTTTTATTGTTAGTGGCCGATACATTTGCAAGGACAATTATAGCTCCAATAATACTGCCAGTAGGGATATTGACTTCATTCTTAGGGGCTCCAATGTTTCTATATCTGCTGTTAAAGATGCATAAAAAATAA
- a CDS encoding Rossmann-like domain-containing protein encodes MKDLILKTAKDVNELVSGNIEDIIVSNYHPWVTSYVKYDDEDIGCGVCAAVYKGMGEEKIPLNLFKEINNLDIFGKDAYSIINEFIKKEELLYNSIAISTLSALSYKLLSKDFLEKDGYVVNEISKIKHNLFGELIGEEGKKIVDKDDIVAIVGFAHWTFPYLKDKIKELRCLELLDKEYFDVFSLKREKPKINVYNDPKEVLKEADVVFITGMTILNGTLKNILKNCKNARFKIIYGSSCSFYPKYLFNLGIDCILAMKIPNDYETKINIIETRGYYPFLSPNTKMLMIMKR; translated from the coding sequence GTGAAAGATTTGATATTAAAAACAGCTAAAGATGTTAACGAACTTGTATCTGGTAATATTGAAGATATTATTGTTTCTAACTATCATCCATGGGTTACAAGTTATGTAAAATACGATGATGAAGATATTGGCTGTGGAGTATGTGCGGCGGTATATAAAGGAATGGGGGAGGAAAAAATCCCATTGAATTTATTTAAAGAAATTAATAACTTAGATATTTTTGGAAAAGATGCCTATAGTATTATAAATGAATTCATCAAAAAAGAAGAACTTTTATACAACTCAATAGCGATCTCCACTCTTTCAGCATTATCATATAAATTGTTATCAAAAGATTTTCTTGAAAAAGATGGCTATGTGGTTAATGAAATATCAAAGATTAAACATAACTTATTTGGTGAGTTGATTGGGGAAGAAGGAAAAAAGATTGTTGATAAAGATGATATTGTTGCAATAGTAGGCTTTGCACATTGGACATTTCCATACTTAAAAGATAAAATTAAAGAATTAAGGTGCTTAGAACTTTTAGATAAGGAATATTTTGATGTATTTTCATTAAAAAGAGAGAAACCAAAAATTAATGTTTATAACGACCCAAAAGAGGTGTTGAAAGAGGCAGATGTTGTATTTATTACTGGAATGACAATTCTCAATGGAACTCTTAAAAATATCTTAAAAAACTGCAAAAATGCAAGATTTAAGATTATTTATGGATCTTCATGCTCTTTTTATCCAAAATATTTATTTAACTTGGGAATTGACTGTATTTTGGCAATGAAAATTCCGAACGATTATGAAACAAAAATAAATATTATCGAAACAAGAGGATACTATCCATTTCTATCTCCTAATACAAAGATGCTTATGATTATGAAAAGATAA
- a CDS encoding U32 family peptidase produces the protein MVELLSPANDLICLKTAIDYGADAVYCGLKELNMRANAKNFTREELIEGIRYAHNNNKKVYLCTNTVIYENDLKKVEEILDFANSAEVDAVIVSDLGTMQLANELGLRVHASVQCNITNSLTAKFYSKFAKRVILSRELTLNQIKEIRENLKKNNVNLELEGFVHGALCVAISGRCFLSAYLFDRNANCGDCLQPCRRRWKLINKHHDGTYEVICEGKYLLSPKDLCMIEHIPELMEVFDSFKIEGRAKNADYVMRTTKVYREAIDSVLDGSYYEKLPYFKKELQKIYNRGYDTGFYFRDVNKGHDFQYDIEGNASNYRKVEIGKVVNFYKKVSVAEIELWHDLKIGDTILIIGKTTGCIEEKVKSMQINHKDVEIAKKGDRVGVKLNHLVREGDKVYLLKEIK, from the coding sequence ATGGTAGAGCTATTATCTCCAGCTAATGATTTAATTTGTTTAAAAACAGCTATTGATTACGGAGCTGATGCAGTCTATTGTGGATTAAAAGAGCTAAACATGAGAGCAAATGCAAAAAACTTTACAAGGGAAGAGTTAATTGAAGGTATTAGATATGCTCACAACAACAATAAAAAGGTCTATCTCTGCACGAATACAGTAATTTATGAAAATGATTTAAAGAAAGTTGAAGAAATCTTAGATTTTGCAAATTCTGCTGAAGTTGATGCTGTAATCGTTAGCGATTTAGGAACTATGCAGTTGGCAAATGAGTTAGGGCTGAGGGTTCATGCAAGCGTTCAATGTAATATAACAAACTCTTTAACAGCTAAGTTTTACTCAAAATTTGCTAAAAGAGTTATACTATCAAGAGAATTAACTTTAAACCAAATAAAAGAAATTAGAGAGAATTTAAAGAAAAATAATGTTAATTTGGAGTTGGAAGGATTTGTTCATGGAGCTTTGTGTGTGGCTATAAGTGGAAGATGCTTTTTAAGTGCTTATTTATTTGATAGGAATGCAAACTGTGGAGACTGCCTACAGCCGTGTAGAAGAAGATGGAAATTAATTAACAAGCATCATGATGGCACCTATGAAGTAATTTGTGAAGGAAAATATCTACTGTCTCCAAAAGATTTATGTATGATAGAGCATATTCCAGAATTAATGGAAGTTTTTGATTCATTTAAAATAGAGGGGAGGGCTAAAAATGCTGATTATGTTATGAGAACAACGAAAGTTTATAGGGAAGCTATAGATAGCGTTTTAGATGGTAGCTATTATGAAAAGCTCCCATACTTTAAAAAAGAGCTTCAAAAAATTTATAATAGAGGTTATGATACTGGATTCTACTTTAGAGATGTAAATAAAGGTCATGACTTCCAATATGATATAGAGGGGAATGCATCAAATTACAGAAAGGTTGAGATTGGGAAAGTTGTTAACTTTTACAAAAAAGTTAGTGTGGCAGAGATTGAATTGTGGCATGATTTAAAAATTGGAGACACCATATTGATAATTGGAAAAACTACAGGATGTATTGAAGAGAAGGTTAAATCAATGCAAATAAACCATAAAGATGTTGAAATTGCTAAAAAAGGAGATAGAGTTGGGGTTAAATTAAATCATCTGGTTAGAGAGGGAGATAAGGTTTATCTATTAAAAGAGATAAAGTAG
- a CDS encoding iron ABC transporter substrate-binding protein, which translates to MLKKLIGLLTVLIVAVGFCGCMEQNTKITASENIEKIKVVDLYGREVEVPKEVNRIVCCGPGCLRLITYLNATDKVVGVEDAEKKWTPWTRPYRIAHPELAELPSIGQGGPSPKPNAEAIIQVNPDVIFVTYMSKENVEALQQKIGIPVVVLSYGQLATFNNEDLFKSLELAGKILGKEERAKEVIKFIKDCQNDLNERTKDIPDDKKPKVYVGGIGFKGTHGIESTQCNYPPFVAVNAKNVVDELNKSSHVFITKEQLLKWNPDVIFIDEGGLNLVIEDYKKNPEFYNSLKAFKNGNVYALLPYNFYTTNIGTALADAYYIGKVLYPEQFKDINPEEKADEIYTFLVGKPVYKEMKEKLGGFKKLEFSN; encoded by the coding sequence ATGCTAAAAAAGCTAATAGGATTATTAACAGTTTTAATAGTTGCAGTTGGTTTTTGTGGATGCATGGAGCAGAATACAAAGATAACTGCAAGCGAAAATATTGAAAAGATAAAGGTGGTTGATTTATACGGAAGAGAAGTTGAAGTTCCAAAGGAAGTTAATAGGATAGTATGTTGTGGTCCAGGATGTTTAAGGCTAATTACCTACTTAAATGCAACAGATAAAGTTGTTGGAGTTGAAGATGCAGAGAAGAAATGGACTCCATGGACAAGGCCTTATAGAATAGCTCATCCAGAGTTGGCAGAGCTTCCATCTATTGGACAAGGAGGTCCAAGTCCAAAACCTAATGCAGAGGCTATAATTCAAGTAAATCCAGATGTAATATTTGTTACATACATGTCAAAAGAAAATGTCGAGGCATTACAGCAAAAAATTGGAATTCCGGTAGTTGTTTTAAGTTATGGGCAATTAGCGACATTTAACAATGAAGATTTATTTAAATCATTGGAACTTGCTGGAAAGATATTAGGAAAAGAGGAAAGGGCTAAAGAAGTCATTAAGTTTATAAAAGATTGCCAAAATGATTTAAATGAAAGAACAAAGGACATTCCTGATGATAAAAAGCCAAAAGTTTATGTTGGAGGAATTGGGTTTAAAGGAACACATGGAATTGAAAGTACTCAATGCAATTATCCGCCATTTGTTGCAGTTAATGCAAAAAATGTTGTAGATGAGTTAAATAAATCTTCACATGTATTTATAACAAAAGAGCAGCTTTTAAAATGGAATCCAGATGTAATATTTATTGATGAAGGAGGATTAAATTTAGTTATTGAGGATTATAAGAAGAATCCTGAGTTCTACAACTCATTAAAGGCGTTTAAAAATGGAAATGTTTATGCTCTCTTACCTTACAACTTCTACACCACGAACATTGGAACAGCTTTAGCAGACGCCTATTATATAGGTAAAGTTCTCTATCCAGAACAGTTTAAAGATATAAACCCTGAAGAAAAAGCTGATGAAATATATACTTTCTTAGTAGGAAAGCCAGTTTATAAAGAGATGAAGGAGAAATTAGGCGGATTTAAGAAATTGGAGTTTAGCAATTAA
- the tfrB gene encoding fumarate reductase (CoM/CoB) subunit TfrB, which translates to MVKITVKRFDGKKEYFESYEVPENITVLEALEYINKNYGANILFRASCRNGQCGSCAVTINGEPRLACETKVENNMVIEPLRGFKVIRDLIVDREEYYKKLLGIKNYIIRKKYPEELEIILPKYVEENKELRGCIDCLSCLSTCPAREVSDYPGPTFMRQLARFAFDKRDEDNREVTAYFENLYNCTTCAKCVEVCPREIDIVHKAIEKLRALAFSRGYYVDNHLKVRENVLKYNRSVVEEETPLLRQVNDFYPAKNEKLRVAFFTGCLVDFRLQNVGKDAIKVLNAHGVSVVIPKNQVCCGSPFFRTGQRDVAGKLKRKNLEIFNKLDVDCVVTICAGCGSTLKNDYKEREFEVKDITEVLTEVGLLKYKSLKMRVTYHDPCHLRRGQKIYEQPREILQTIPELEFVDIEARCCGAGGGVRSGKPDIANLIGKRRAKMIYNENVDAVITVCPFCEYHIKDSLKKFKEENKLKKDIEVMNIVSLLAKVI; encoded by the coding sequence ATGGTGAAGATAACAGTTAAAAGATTTGATGGAAAAAAAGAATATTTTGAAAGCTACGAAGTTCCAGAAAATATAACTGTATTGGAGGCTTTAGAGTATATAAACAAAAATTATGGAGCAAACATTTTATTTAGAGCTTCATGTAGAAATGGGCAGTGTGGTTCCTGCGCTGTAACTATAAATGGAGAGCCAAGATTAGCATGTGAAACAAAGGTTGAAAATAATATGGTTATTGAACCATTAAGAGGATTTAAGGTAATTAGGGATTTGATTGTTGATAGAGAAGAGTATTACAAAAAATTATTGGGAATAAAAAATTATATCATAAGGAAAAAATATCCTGAAGAACTTGAGATAATCCTACCTAAATACGTAGAGGAGAATAAAGAGCTTAGAGGATGTATTGATTGTTTATCCTGCTTATCTACATGTCCAGCACGAGAGGTTAGCGATTATCCCGGTCCTACATTCATGAGGCAGTTGGCAAGATTTGCATTTGATAAAAGGGATGAGGATAATAGGGAAGTAACTGCATACTTTGAAAATCTCTATAACTGCACGACGTGTGCTAAGTGTGTTGAGGTATGCCCAAGAGAGATTGATATTGTCCATAAGGCAATAGAAAAATTAAGAGCTTTGGCGTTTAGCAGAGGTTATTATGTAGATAACCATTTAAAAGTTAGGGAAAATGTTTTAAAATATAACAGGAGTGTTGTTGAAGAGGAAACTCCATTATTAAGGCAAGTAAATGATTTCTATCCAGCCAAGAATGAGAAACTAAGAGTTGCTTTCTTTACCGGCTGTTTGGTTGATTTCAGATTGCAAAATGTTGGAAAAGATGCCATAAAGGTTTTAAACGCCCATGGAGTTTCCGTAGTAATCCCAAAAAATCAAGTCTGCTGTGGCTCTCCATTTTTTAGAACTGGGCAGAGAGATGTTGCTGGGAAATTAAAGAGGAAAAACTTGGAGATTTTTAATAAGTTGGATGTTGATTGTGTTGTAACCATCTGTGCTGGATGCGGAAGCACGTTAAAAAATGATTACAAGGAGAGAGAATTTGAAGTTAAGGATATAACAGAGGTTTTAACTGAAGTAGGGCTTTTAAAATACAAATCGTTAAAAATGAGAGTTACCTATCACGACCCTTGCCATTTAAGAAGAGGGCAGAAGATATATGAGCAACCAAGAGAGATTTTGCAGACCATTCCTGAACTTGAATTTGTTGATATAGAGGCAAGATGCTGTGGGGCTGGAGGAGGAGTTAGGAGTGGAAAACCAGATATTGCCAATTTAATAGGAAAGAGAAGGGCGAAGATGATTTATAACGAAAATGTAGATGCAGTTATTACGGTTTGCCCGTTCTGTGAATATCACATAAAAGATAGTTTAAAGAAGTTTAAAGAAGAAAATAAACTGAAAAAAGATATTGAAGTTATGAATATCGTCTCCTTATTAGCTAAGGTAATTTAA
- a CDS encoding methyltransferase, with translation MILKSPEKSPEGILNLFDEIYSQARIFYLLKAALDLNLFEYLSDYRSAEDLAEILGANLILTEYMLKILDELGLVESKIVDGKVYYKNADITNIYLKKDSYYNIINPVYSYFDNIKNWENLVNILKNKENCQNIDVNNFFPNVIKRMADECKCWELQKVLNYIAKYEEFKNAKKLLDLAGGHGLYAIGFSMLNKNLKCYVFDLPKVVEETKKFIEKYDAKNVFTIAGDFYKDDIGEGYDIIFTSYNPGGKNPKIAEKVYNALNKGGLFINKQFFPEREEGIKDYINNMEWNFSKPKGLEKDRLRFTFKGDLNFNDYLKYLENLGFKILEVVDIPELLGFECSGNAKMIIAKKL, from the coding sequence ATGATTTTAAAATCTCCAGAAAAAAGCCCAGAGGGAATATTAAACTTATTTGACGAAATTTATTCGCAAGCAAGAATTTTTTACTTGTTAAAAGCTGCATTAGATTTAAATTTATTTGAATACTTATCCGACTATAGAAGCGCAGAAGATTTGGCAGAGATTTTGGGAGCTAATTTGATTTTAACAGAGTATATGCTAAAAATCTTAGATGAGCTTGGTTTAGTTGAAAGCAAAATTGTAGATGGGAAGGTTTATTATAAAAACGCCGATATAACAAACATATACTTAAAAAAAGATTCGTATTATAACATAATTAACCCAGTATACAGTTATTTTGATAATATAAAAAATTGGGAGAATTTAGTAAATATATTAAAAAATAAGGAAAACTGTCAAAATATAGACGTTAATAACTTTTTTCCAAATGTTATAAAGAGAATGGCAGACGAATGTAAATGTTGGGAGTTACAGAAGGTTTTGAATTATATAGCAAAATATGAAGAGTTTAAAAATGCTAAAAAACTTCTTGATTTAGCAGGAGGGCATGGATTGTATGCCATTGGCTTTAGTATGCTGAATAAAAATTTAAAATGCTATGTGTTTGATTTACCAAAGGTTGTTGAGGAAACTAAAAAGTTCATTGAAAAATATGATGCAAAAAACGTCTTCACAATTGCAGGAGATTTTTATAAGGATGATATTGGAGAGGGTTATGATATCATATTTACCTCCTACAATCCTGGTGGAAAAAACCCAAAAATTGCAGAAAAAGTTTATAACGCTCTAAATAAAGGAGGATTGTTTATAAATAAGCAGTTCTTTCCAGAGAGGGAGGAGGGAATTAAAGATTACATAAACAATATGGAATGGAACTTCTCAAAACCGAAAGGGCTTGAAAAAGATAGATTAAGATTTACATTTAAAGGAGATTTGAATTTTAATGATTATTTAAAATATTTGGAGAACTTAGGCTTTAAAATTTTGGAAGTTGTTGATATTCCAGAACTTTTGGGATTTGAATGCTCTGGAAATGCAAAGATGATTATCGCTAAAAAATTGTAA
- a CDS encoding calcium/sodium antiporter, whose protein sequence is MLILGVAYFLLGLILLYFGSDWFVLGGERIAKHFNISNFAIGATVMAIGTSLPEILTSAYASYIHAPGISIGNAIGSCICNIGLVLGLSAIISPIIVDKNLMRNIFVYLLFVVLTAIVGFNGFSWIDGIILLAIFLIYLRWTVKNGNVEVSEEDKNGVSLPFSLVLLIVGLVGVLVGAELFIDGAKKIALALNVSDRIIGFTLVAFGTSVPELMVSLAAAKRRLGGMVLGNVVGSNIADIGGALAVGSLFMYLPPEHLQISILAIMSLLLYLFARYSKIGRLQGLLFLIMYIIALISLGMV, encoded by the coding sequence ATGCTGATTTTAGGAGTAGCTTATTTTCTTTTAGGGCTTATATTACTATACTTTGGTAGTGACTGGTTTGTTTTAGGGGGAGAAAGGATAGCTAAGCATTTTAATATATCGAACTTTGCAATTGGGGCTACCGTCATGGCTATTGGAACTTCTTTACCAGAGATATTAACCTCTGCCTACGCATCATATATACACGCTCCCGGTATATCCATAGGGAATGCGATTGGTTCTTGTATTTGTAATATCGGATTAGTTCTTGGGCTTAGTGCGATCATAAGCCCAATAATAGTTGATAAGAATTTGATGAGAAATATATTTGTTTATCTTTTGTTTGTAGTACTTACTGCAATTGTTGGATTTAACGGCTTTTCATGGATTGATGGTATAATTTTATTAGCTATTTTTTTAATATACTTAAGATGGACTGTAAAAAATGGGAACGTTGAAGTTAGTGAAGAAGATAAAAATGGAGTATCATTGCCATTTTCCTTAGTTTTGTTAATCGTGGGCTTAGTGGGAGTTTTAGTTGGAGCTGAATTATTTATTGATGGAGCAAAAAAGATTGCTTTGGCTTTAAATGTCTCTGATAGGATTATTGGATTTACACTGGTAGCGTTTGGAACTTCAGTTCCTGAATTAATGGTTTCCTTAGCAGCAGCAAAAAGAAGGCTTGGAGGAATGGTTTTAGGAAACGTTGTTGGAAGTAACATAGCAGATATTGGAGGGGCTTTGGCCGTCGGAAGCTTATTTATGTACCTTCCACCAGAGCATCTTCAAATAAGTATATTGGCGATTATGAGCCTTCTACTTTACTTGTTTGCAAGATATTCAAAAATTGGAAGATTACAAGGACTTTTATTCTTAATAATGTATATAATAGCATTGATTTCTTTGGGGATGGTATAA
- a CDS encoding ABC transporter ATP-binding protein codes for MILSVDGVEFAYRSRKVLNNIKFKVNRGEVVSILGVNGAGKSTLLKCINRILKPKRGTILIDNFDINKLNGLELAKKVGYVPQRAERNFLTVFDTVLLGRKPHIKWEVSEKDLEITHKVLKLLNLEDYALRYTNELSGGELQKVIIARALVQEPQILLLDEPTNNLDLKNQLEVMKLIRDVSKSQNIASIVVMHDLNLALRFSDKFIMLKDGIIYAEGDKSIITPENIKAVYGVDAYIESVRGVPVVVPIE; via the coding sequence ATGATTCTTTCTGTTGATGGAGTTGAATTTGCATACAGAAGTAGGAAAGTATTGAACAATATTAAGTTTAAAGTTAATAGAGGAGAAGTTGTTTCTATATTGGGTGTTAATGGTGCTGGAAAATCTACACTCCTAAAATGTATAAACAGAATTTTGAAACCAAAAAGAGGAACTATATTAATAGATAATTTCGATATAAACAAATTAAATGGTCTTGAATTGGCAAAAAAAGTTGGTTATGTTCCACAAAGGGCTGAAAGGAATTTTTTAACAGTATTTGATACAGTTTTGCTGGGAAGGAAACCCCACATAAAATGGGAAGTCTCTGAAAAAGATTTGGAAATAACCCACAAAGTTTTAAAACTTTTAAATTTGGAAGATTACGCTTTAAGATACACCAACGAGTTAAGTGGAGGAGAGTTGCAGAAGGTTATAATAGCAAGGGCTTTAGTTCAAGAACCGCAAATTTTGCTATTGGATGAGCCAACAAACAATTTAGATTTAAAAAATCAATTAGAAGTTATGAAATTAATTAGGGACGTATCAAAATCTCAAAACATTGCTTCAATTGTGGTTATGCATGATTTAAACTTAGCTTTAAGATTTTCAGATAAATTTATAATGCTTAAAGACGGGATTATTTACGCCGAGGGGGATAAAAGTATAATAACTCCAGAAAATATTAAGGCTGTTTATGGAGTTGATGCCTACATTGAAAGTGTTAGAGGAGTTCCAGTAGTGGTTCCTATTGAATAA